The sequence TCTACAGTTTTTGTGCATATTGGGTGATGGTGAAAGATATCGCCATCGGCCGGTTGAAGTTCTGACTGCAGGCCTATGAAAAAAATCAAAATCTACGAATACTCGAAATGCTCCACCTGCCGGAAGGCGTTGCAGTTTCTCGATCGCAATGACGTCGCTTACGAGAAAGTGCCCATCGTGGAGACACCTCCCACGAAGGCGGAACTCAAGAAAATGCTCGCGCTGCAGGGCGGCAATCTGAAGAAGCTCTTCAACACATCCGGTGAGGTCTATCGTGCGATGAAGATCGGCGAGAAACTGCCGTCGATGTCGGAGAGCGAGGCCCTCGATCTGCTGGCGGCTAACGGCAAGCTCATCAAACGGCCCTTCGTCCTCGCCGGCGGCAAAGGCCTGGTCGGATTCAACGAAGAGGATTGGAAGAAACAGAGCTGGTAGAATCCGCTCCGTTGCCGCCCGTGGCACCTCGCTCGAAAACTTCGACGCCGTCGGAGCGTGGCGCACACGCGATGCCGGCTTGCCGGTCGATGCATCGACCGAACTTATCGATGGGACGAAACTGAACGGCCCCGCCGATCTTCGCAACGCGCTCCTGGGCCGATCGGATCAGTTCGTCCGGACCTTGACGCTGAACCTTCTCACCTACAGCCTCGGACACATCACCACCTACCAGGACATGCCGCTGGCACGCTCCATCGTCCGCGATGCCTCCGCCGGGAATTACCGCTTTTCCGCGATCGTTCTCGGCATCGTCAAGAGCGCCCCGTTTCAGATGAACGTGAAACGGTAGAGCGCTGGCGGGCCCCACAATATGTCGAATGTCAAATGTCCAGTGTCGAATGTCCAATGTACCTGTCAAACGACCAGACGACCCAATGGTTCTGGTGATCCGGTCGTTGGGTCGTCTGGTCGTTTGACAGGTACATTGGGCATTCGACATGGGACGTTTGAC comes from Terriglobia bacterium and encodes:
- a CDS encoding arsenate reductase family protein, with protein sequence MKKIKIYEYSKCSTCRKALQFLDRNDVAYEKVPIVETPPTKAELKKMLALQGGNLKKLFNTSGEVYRAMKIGEKLPSMSESEALDLLAANGKLIKRPFVLAGGKGLVGFNEEDWKKQSW
- a CDS encoding DUF1585 domain-containing protein, which translates into the protein MPVDASTELIDGTKLNGPADLRNALLGRSDQFVRTLTLNLLTYSLGHITTYQDMPLARSIVRDASAGNYRFSAIVLGIVKSAPFQMNVKR